One part of the Arachidicoccus terrestris genome encodes these proteins:
- a CDS encoding ammonium transporter, which yields MKTSFDFKKWAPFSVLAVVALLSLFVPETSLFDGTGVYNSADIAWILVATALVFLMTPGLAFFYGGMVNRKNILSTMIKSVVAAGVVGVLWIVVGFSLAFGDSLGGVIGNPTTFLFFNHVSSGAPWAGAPTIPLMLFALFQLMFAIITPGLVVGAVAERIRFTAYILFIVLFSLLVYAPLAHWCWNPDGFLAKMGVLDFAGGTVVHISAGCAALAGAIVLKRRKAHLENIETAPANIPYVLIGTSLLWFGWFGFNAGSALGANGLAVSAFATTNTAAAAAGLSWMFFDVLKGKKPSVLGFCIGAVVGLVAITPGAGFVSIASSIFIGVLSAVISNIAVYYKTKSTLDDVLDVFPCHGIGGIVGMLLTGVFASKAINPAGTDGLFFGNASFFLTQLTGMAIVVVFSFGMSYGIFKFINFILPLRVSEEEEELGLDASQHDEKYLDPPAHASYTYEQEVFSA from the coding sequence ATGAAAACAAGTTTTGATTTTAAAAAATGGGCACCGTTCTCTGTTCTTGCCGTGGTGGCTCTGCTCTCATTGTTTGTCCCGGAAACCTCCCTTTTTGATGGAACGGGCGTGTATAATTCTGCCGACATCGCCTGGATTCTGGTGGCTACTGCGCTTGTTTTTTTGATGACACCGGGTCTTGCCTTTTTTTATGGCGGGATGGTAAACCGTAAAAATATTTTGTCTACCATGATCAAAAGTGTGGTGGCAGCCGGCGTGGTAGGCGTACTTTGGATCGTTGTCGGATTCAGTCTTGCTTTTGGCGACTCCCTGGGAGGCGTGATCGGAAATCCTACAACATTTCTGTTTTTTAATCATGTCAGCTCCGGCGCGCCCTGGGCAGGTGCCCCTACCATTCCGCTGATGTTGTTCGCACTTTTTCAACTGATGTTTGCGATCATCACGCCGGGCCTGGTCGTCGGTGCTGTTGCCGAAAGGATCCGCTTTACGGCCTATATTCTGTTTATCGTACTGTTTAGTTTGCTGGTATATGCGCCGCTGGCCCACTGGTGCTGGAATCCCGATGGTTTTTTGGCCAAAATGGGCGTACTGGATTTTGCCGGTGGAACCGTAGTACATATCTCTGCAGGTTGCGCGGCGCTCGCAGGCGCTATTGTGCTTAAACGCAGAAAGGCGCATTTGGAAAATATCGAAACAGCACCGGCGAATATCCCTTATGTGCTGATCGGGACCAGTCTGCTGTGGTTCGGTTGGTTTGGATTTAATGCAGGTTCTGCGCTGGGGGCAAATGGCCTGGCTGTCTCTGCCTTCGCTACTACCAATACCGCTGCCGCTGCTGCGGGCCTTTCCTGGATGTTCTTTGATGTGCTGAAAGGAAAAAAACCGTCTGTGCTCGGATTTTGTATCGGTGCTGTGGTCGGACTGGTGGCCATTACACCCGGTGCGGGTTTTGTCTCCATTGCAAGCTCGATTTTTATCGGTGTACTTTCTGCCGTGATCTCCAATATTGCCGTATACTATAAGACAAAGTCCACGCTGGATGATGTTCTGGATGTCTTTCCCTGTCATGGCATCGGTGGCATCGTTGGTATGCTGCTGACCGGTGTATTTGCTTCTAAGGCGATTAATCCGGCAGGAACCGATGGCCTGTTTTTCGGCAACGCTTCATTTTTCCTGACACAGCTTACCGGTATGGCTATAGTCGTTGTCTTTAGTTTCGGGATGTCTTACGGCATTTTCAAGTTTATTAATTTCATATTGCCACTGCGTGTAAGTGAAGAGGAGGAGGAGTTAGGCCTGGATGCCAGCCAGCATGACGAAAAATATCTGGATCCACCGGCCCATGCATCCTACACCTATGAGCAGGAGGTTTTCTCTGCATAG
- a CDS encoding LSm family protein: protein MSDQHVEGFLDEILKTEPTYFKVKFKVKPTNNYKIYIDGDQGITIDQCIKFNRALYKQIEEAALYPEGDFSLEVSSPGVDEPLQNIRQYKKNIGRKVEVTLTDERKLEGILKEVAEDTISVEETKGKGKKAVTEVVALPFKDIKTTIVQIQF from the coding sequence ATGTCGGATCAACATGTGGAGGGTTTTCTGGATGAGATCTTAAAAACAGAACCCACTTATTTTAAAGTGAAGTTCAAAGTTAAACCCACCAATAATTATAAGATTTATATTGACGGCGACCAGGGAATTACCATTGACCAATGTATTAAATTCAATCGGGCGTTGTATAAGCAAATTGAAGAGGCGGCACTGTATCCTGAAGGTGATTTTTCGCTGGAAGTTTCTTCGCCTGGCGTAGATGAACCCCTGCAGAATATTCGTCAATATAAAAAAAATATAGGTCGTAAAGTAGAAGTAACCCTCACAGATGAGCGGAAACTTGAAGGCATTCTGAAAGAAGTGGCAGAGGATACGATCTCTGTAGAAGAAACAAAAGGAAAAGGCAAGAAAGCTGTAACAGAAGTTGTAGCGTTGCCGTTTAAGGATATAAAAACAACAATTGTTCAAATTCAGTTTTAA
- a CDS encoding outer membrane beta-barrel protein, which translates to MKLKSWLLGSIMLYSGWVSAQDSTGEKESGHLSVHGNVDLYYKNVFHGLQGPTTSFTGKNRGFELGMASLQLAYQYKKTGVVVDLGFGPRARDFAYTDEGIMAAVKQAYVYYEPIQGLKFSAGSWATHIGYELLDPALNANYSMSYLFSTGPFSNTGVKVEYVKGSHHLMAGISNPTDYRHVPDSVLNNKTIIARYSYEKENGLVLALNYSGGKQVDTANVQQLDAVLSLPVSSAISLGWNGSIVFRKKKVSEASDNGNDWRHWWGQAVYLKAQLNAKLQLAVREEYFTDKDAISVIPLGGNVWSSTATLSYREGPFTFMPELRWDHFSHPYGGNAHQGQVSGLMAVTYQF; encoded by the coding sequence ATGAAACTTAAAAGTTGGCTTCTTGGGAGTATTATGTTGTACTCAGGTTGGGTTTCCGCTCAGGATAGCACTGGCGAGAAGGAATCTGGCCATTTATCCGTTCACGGAAACGTAGACCTTTATTACAAAAATGTGTTTCATGGCCTGCAGGGGCCGACCACTAGTTTTACCGGCAAAAACCGGGGCTTTGAGCTGGGAATGGCCAGCCTGCAGCTGGCCTATCAGTATAAAAAAACAGGTGTCGTGGTAGATCTGGGGTTTGGCCCAAGGGCCCGGGATTTTGCCTATACAGATGAGGGTATTATGGCCGCGGTCAAACAAGCTTATGTTTATTATGAGCCCATCCAGGGGTTAAAGTTTTCTGCAGGATCCTGGGCCACGCATATTGGCTATGAACTGCTGGATCCTGCTTTAAACGCTAATTATAGCATGTCCTATTTATTTTCTACCGGTCCCTTTTCCAATACGGGTGTCAAAGTTGAATACGTGAAAGGTAGCCATCATTTAATGGCTGGTATCAGTAATCCTACAGATTATCGACACGTGCCGGATTCAGTATTGAATAATAAGACGATCATTGCCCGCTATAGCTATGAAAAAGAAAACGGACTGGTGCTGGCCTTAAATTATTCCGGAGGCAAACAGGTGGATACCGCCAATGTGCAGCAACTGGATGCAGTCCTGTCCCTGCCGGTTTCTTCCGCTATCAGTCTGGGATGGAATGGATCTATTGTTTTCAGAAAAAAGAAAGTCTCTGAGGCGTCAGACAACGGCAACGACTGGCGACATTGGTGGGGACAGGCTGTTTACCTGAAGGCGCAGTTGAACGCCAAGCTGCAGCTGGCTGTTCGGGAAGAATATTTTACGGATAAGGATGCCATCAGCGTAATTCCTCTGGGCGGGAATGTCTGGTCCAGTACCGCGACACTGAGTTACAGGGAAGGGCCGTTTACTTTTATGCCGGAACTCAGGTGGGATCATTTCTCTCATCCTTATGGCGGAAATGCGCATCAGGGACAGGTCTCTGGGCTGATGGCGGTAACTTATCAGTTTTAG
- the lptB gene encoding LPS export ABC transporter ATP-binding protein, whose amino-acid sequence MSITIYTKNLVKSYRSRTVVNQVSVQVTQGEIVGLLGPNGAGKTTSFYMVVGLIKPDEGTVFLNDQEITKLPMYKRAQMGIGYLPQEASVFRKLSVEDNIMAVLEMTKLSKAEREAKLEDLLDEFSLHHVRKNNGDSLSGGERRRTEIARALAVDPKFILLDEPFAGVDPIAVEDIQAVVAKLKYKNIGILITDHNVNETLSICDRAYLLIEGKIYKHGTAEELAEDEKVRSMYLGTNFELKRKDWILEMGKNGGQATGSATRTDGRDKTGG is encoded by the coding sequence TTGAGTATTACGATATATACAAAGAATCTGGTCAAATCTTACCGCAGCAGAACCGTCGTTAATCAGGTTTCTGTTCAGGTAACGCAGGGGGAAATTGTCGGGCTGCTGGGTCCTAACGGAGCCGGCAAGACCACCTCTTTTTATATGGTGGTAGGTCTGATCAAGCCAGATGAAGGCACAGTATTCCTTAATGATCAGGAGATTACAAAACTGCCTATGTATAAACGGGCGCAGATGGGCATTGGCTATTTACCTCAGGAAGCTTCTGTATTCCGCAAACTCAGTGTGGAGGATAATATTATGGCTGTACTGGAAATGACCAAGCTCAGCAAGGCTGAAAGGGAGGCAAAGCTGGAGGACCTCCTCGATGAATTCAGTCTCCACCATGTGCGCAAAAATAACGGAGACAGTCTGAGCGGTGGCGAAAGGCGCCGTACAGAGATCGCCAGAGCACTGGCGGTCGACCCCAAATTTATTCTGCTTGATGAACCTTTTGCCGGCGTGGACCCTATTGCGGTCGAAGATATTCAGGCAGTGGTCGCCAAACTCAAATATAAAAACATCGGAATTTTAATTACCGACCATAACGTAAATGAGACACTCTCGATTTGCGACAGAGCCTATTTACTCATCGAAGGAAAGATCTATAAGCACGGAACGGCTGAAGAACTTGCTGAAGATGAAAAAGTTAGAAGTATGTACCTTGGGACCAACTTTGAACTTAAACGAAAAGACTGGATACTCGAAATGGGCAAAAACGGTGGTCAGGCTACCGGCTCCGCTACCCGTACTGACGGCCGGGACAAGACCGGCGGCTAA
- the nusA gene encoding transcription termination factor NusA — translation MASINLIEAFQEFKDAENIDRPTMMKVVEDVFKTLLRKKYVSDENFDVIVNAEQGDLEIFRRRMIVEDGEVEDPLAEIAYSEAIKIEPDFEVGEELIESVDLFDFGRRAILAAKQTLASRIGDLKKNLLVQQYEGRLGEMINAEVYQVWRKEVLLLDDEGNELILPKSEQIPQDFFKKGENTRAVISRVDVKNNTPVIILSRTSPVFLEKLMEMEVPEIAEGLITIKKIVREPGERAKVAVESYDDRIDPVGACVGMKGSRIHGIVRELKNENIDVINFTTNTQLLIQRSLTPAKISYMELDNEKKRAEVFLQADQVSLAIGRRGVNIKLACDLTGYNIDVYRENEETEEFDIDLVEFSDEIDMWIIDELKRVGCDTARSVLSLTPEELERRTDLEKETIQEIRRILQEEFEKE, via the coding sequence ATGGCAAGTATTAATCTGATCGAAGCGTTCCAGGAATTTAAGGATGCTGAAAACATTGACCGTCCGACCATGATGAAAGTGGTGGAAGATGTCTTTAAGACATTGCTTCGAAAAAAATATGTAAGTGATGAGAACTTTGACGTGATCGTCAATGCGGAACAGGGCGACCTGGAAATTTTCAGAAGAAGGATGATCGTGGAAGACGGAGAGGTGGAAGATCCGCTTGCTGAAATAGCTTACAGTGAAGCCATTAAGATTGAACCTGACTTTGAAGTGGGTGAAGAACTCATCGAGTCTGTTGACCTTTTTGATTTTGGACGCCGGGCTATTCTGGCAGCCAAACAAACCCTTGCCAGCCGTATCGGGGACCTGAAGAAAAATCTGTTGGTCCAACAATACGAAGGACGTCTGGGAGAAATGATCAATGCTGAAGTCTACCAGGTGTGGAGAAAAGAAGTTTTATTATTGGATGACGAGGGCAATGAGTTAATTCTGCCTAAATCAGAACAGATACCGCAGGACTTCTTCAAAAAAGGCGAAAATACCAGAGCTGTCATCAGTCGTGTAGACGTGAAAAACAATACACCGGTGATCATACTTAGCCGCACCAGCCCTGTGTTTCTGGAGAAACTTATGGAAATGGAAGTACCTGAGATCGCTGAAGGACTGATCACGATCAAAAAGATCGTCAGAGAACCAGGGGAGCGTGCCAAAGTAGCCGTTGAAAGCTATGACGACAGAATTGATCCGGTAGGCGCCTGTGTGGGTATGAAAGGCAGTCGCATCCACGGTATCGTCAGAGAATTGAAAAATGAAAATATTGATGTGATTAATTTCACAACAAATACGCAATTATTGATTCAGAGATCGTTGACGCCGGCCAAGATCAGTTATATGGAACTGGACAACGAGAAAAAACGGGCAGAGGTATTTCTGCAGGCGGATCAGGTATCGCTGGCCATTGGACGCCGTGGTGTGAATATCAAACTGGCCTGTGATTTGACTGGCTATAACATTGATGTTTACCGTGAGAATGAAGAAACCGAAGAATTTGATATTGACCTGGTAGAATTCTCTGATGAAATTGATATGTGGATCATCGATGAATTAAAACGTGTTGGCTGTGACACTGCCCGCAGTGTATTAAGCCTCACACCGGAAGAGCTTGAAAGAAGAACCGACCTGGAAAAAGAAACCATCCAGGAAATCAGGCGAATCCTCCAAGAAGAATTTGAAAAAGAGTAA
- a CDS encoding geranylgeranylglyceryl/heptaprenylglyceryl phosphate synthase produces MAAIYQRFIEQKQAGKKAFAVLIDPDKMNDSDIDPIVEQALAAGVDYFFVGGSLVVVNTVDQNIQRIKSKCDIPVILFPGSPSQVSKYADALFYLSLISGRNPELLIGQHVISAPMVRSSGLEVMPTGYMVIDGGAPTSVSYIANTAPIPADKSDIALCTAMAGEMLGLKLIYMDAGSGARNPIEEKMIQRVSGSISVPLIVGGGIKTPEKAAANCRAGADVVVVGNAIEKDLSLMKEISGAVHAL; encoded by the coding sequence ATGGCAGCTATATACCAGAGATTTATCGAGCAGAAGCAGGCGGGCAAAAAAGCTTTCGCCGTGCTGATTGATCCGGATAAAATGAATGATTCTGATATTGATCCGATTGTGGAACAGGCACTCGCTGCAGGGGTTGATTATTTTTTTGTAGGCGGGAGCCTCGTGGTGGTCAATACCGTAGATCAGAATATACAGCGGATCAAGTCTAAATGTGATATCCCGGTTATCCTTTTCCCCGGCTCTCCTTCTCAGGTATCTAAGTATGCGGACGCGCTGTTTTATCTTTCACTGATCTCCGGCCGGAATCCGGAATTGCTGATCGGCCAGCATGTGATCAGTGCGCCGATGGTCCGCAGCAGCGGGCTGGAAGTAATGCCTACAGGCTATATGGTTATTGACGGGGGTGCCCCTACTTCTGTTTCCTATATTGCCAATACGGCGCCCATACCGGCAGATAAGAGTGATATCGCTTTATGCACGGCAATGGCGGGAGAAATGCTGGGGCTGAAACTGATCTATATGGATGCCGGCAGTGGTGCCAGAAATCCGATTGAGGAAAAGATGATTCAGCGGGTGTCGGGCAGTATCTCGGTTCCCCTGATCGTCGGTGGAGGTATCAAAACACCTGAAAAGGCAGCGGCTAATTGTAGGGCCGGCGCCGACGTTGTCGTTGTCGGAAATGCTATTGAAAAGGACCTCAGTTTAATGAAAGAGATCAGCGGGGCAGTACACGCCCTCTAA
- a CDS encoding 5-(carboxyamino)imidazole ribonucleotide synthase, which translates to MQKIGILGGGQLGRMLLQAAADFVVDTYVLENDPGCPAAHLCHHFVQGDIRNFDDVYNFGKGLDALTIEIESVNVDALDALEKEGVRVYPKPAAIRTIKNKILQKTFYKDHEIPSPSFIITNSQAEVRSRKDLLPAVHKLGEGGYDGRGVEVLRKEEDLDKAFDQPAVLETMVEIEKEIAITVAKNDQGELTLFPAVEMLFDQKLNLLDFQLSPARIDKQVLWKAEAMAQKVVEKLNSPGLFAVELFIDRTGNVWVNETAPRVHNSGHHTIEANYCSQYHMLLRILMQLPLGNTAPIIPSSIVNILGAPGYQGEAKYEGLDEVLKMDNVFVHLYGKTMTKPGRKMGHVTILSQEPQELIFKANKIKNILKVMA; encoded by the coding sequence ATGCAAAAAATTGGAATCCTCGGAGGCGGACAACTGGGACGTATGTTATTACAGGCAGCCGCAGATTTTGTAGTGGACACTTATGTTCTTGAAAATGACCCCGGATGTCCGGCAGCGCATTTATGCCATCATTTTGTTCAGGGAGACATCAGAAATTTCGACGACGTATATAACTTTGGCAAAGGCCTGGACGCCCTGACCATTGAAATAGAATCCGTCAATGTTGATGCCCTGGACGCACTGGAAAAGGAAGGGGTGCGTGTCTATCCAAAACCCGCCGCCATCCGTACCATTAAAAACAAGATCCTTCAAAAAACCTTTTATAAAGACCATGAAATCCCGTCCCCTTCCTTTATCATCACCAACAGTCAGGCGGAAGTCAGATCCAGAAAAGATCTCTTACCAGCCGTGCATAAGCTGGGAGAAGGCGGTTATGATGGCAGAGGTGTAGAGGTCTTAAGGAAAGAGGAAGATCTGGATAAAGCCTTTGACCAGCCTGCTGTACTGGAAACGATGGTGGAGATTGAAAAAGAGATCGCCATCACCGTCGCCAAGAACGACCAGGGCGAACTCACCCTTTTCCCCGCGGTGGAAATGCTGTTTGATCAAAAGCTCAACCTGCTGGATTTTCAGCTATCTCCGGCCCGCATTGACAAGCAAGTTCTCTGGAAGGCCGAAGCGATGGCTCAGAAAGTCGTGGAAAAACTAAATAGCCCCGGTTTATTTGCAGTAGAACTTTTTATCGACCGCACCGGCAATGTCTGGGTCAATGAAACGGCTCCGAGGGTGCATAACAGCGGGCACCATACCATTGAAGCTAATTATTGCAGCCAATATCATATGCTGCTCAGGATACTTATGCAGCTACCGCTGGGTAATACTGCTCCCATTATCCCTTCCTCCATTGTCAACATTCTGGGCGCTCCCGGTTACCAGGGTGAGGCAAAATATGAAGGATTGGACGAAGTGTTGAAAATGGATAACGTATTTGTGCATCTCTACGGAAAAACAATGACCAAACCCGGTCGTAAAATGGGGCACGTGACCATTCTCAGTCAGGAACCTCAGGAGTTGATCTTCAAAGCCAATAAGATCAAAAATATCCTGAAGGTGATGGCCTGA
- a CDS encoding 2-hydroxyacid dehydrogenase, translated as MKVFATKVIPDNAKAFLSANNIVVDEWTNQTPITKNELTKIVTSGKYTGLFVLGAKIDAEIIHAIQRNIQVISLLSVGYDNIDLHAATMAGIPVSNTPDVLNDATAETAFLLMQNVARKAFYNYRRIMEDKWHNDSFITNLGVDLQGKTLGIFGLGKIGLVMGKLCRAAFNMEVIYHNRSRNPKADKTLNAQFVSFDELLHRSDVLSIHCALTPETTRVFNAAVFKKMKNSSILINTARGKVVDEPALIQALQKAEIWGAGLDVTDPEPMQPDNPLLQMATVAVLPHIGSATVNTRHRMAQLAAENMLLGLTGKRLKTIVNEEVYSIKK; from the coding sequence ATGAAAGTTTTTGCAACGAAAGTTATTCCAGATAATGCCAAAGCGTTTTTGTCCGCCAACAATATAGTCGTAGACGAATGGACAAATCAAACGCCTATTACCAAAAACGAATTGACCAAAATAGTCACCAGTGGTAAGTATACCGGTCTGTTTGTTCTAGGTGCAAAAATTGATGCTGAGATCATACATGCAATACAAAGAAACATACAGGTAATATCTTTACTCTCCGTTGGCTATGATAACATAGACCTGCACGCTGCCACCATGGCCGGCATCCCTGTCAGTAATACCCCCGATGTGCTTAATGATGCAACAGCCGAGACCGCTTTTTTGTTGATGCAAAATGTAGCCAGAAAAGCATTTTACAATTACAGAAGAATTATGGAGGACAAGTGGCACAATGACAGCTTTATCACTAATCTAGGGGTAGATTTACAGGGAAAAACCCTCGGCATATTCGGTCTGGGAAAAATTGGACTCGTGATGGGAAAACTGTGCAGAGCAGCCTTCAACATGGAGGTCATCTATCACAATAGATCCCGCAATCCAAAGGCGGATAAAACCCTAAACGCACAGTTTGTATCTTTTGATGAATTGCTGCACAGAAGCGATGTTCTTTCCATACATTGCGCACTAACGCCTGAAACCACCCGGGTTTTCAATGCAGCCGTCTTCAAAAAGATGAAAAATTCATCCATTCTTATCAACACGGCCCGTGGGAAGGTCGTCGATGAGCCAGCCCTGATTCAGGCCCTGCAGAAAGCTGAAATCTGGGGTGCGGGACTAGATGTCACCGATCCGGAGCCCATGCAGCCAGACAACCCGCTTTTGCAGATGGCAACCGTCGCGGTACTGCCCCACATAGGCTCTGCCACGGTCAACACTCGCCATCGGATGGCGCAGCTGGCCGCAGAAAATATGCTTTTAGGCTTAACCGGTAAACGGTTAAAGACCATTGTAAACGAAGAAGTATATTCAATCAAAAAATAG